One segment of Neodiprion fabricii isolate iyNeoFabr1 chromosome 1, iyNeoFabr1.1, whole genome shotgun sequence DNA contains the following:
- the LOC124187178 gene encoding ABC transporter G family member 27 isoform X2, which yields MEELLAGLLQAPILLPPKVESSALQLVCPLESRPVQLVYRNLQVVKDKRALLRDVSGVVKPGELLAVMGPSGCGKTTLLNCLSGRVGLDGGEIWLNRERLTKRWRRRICYVQQQDVFFPDLTLRQTLEYQARLRLPDTLSHSQKMQCVDHIIEVLDLAACQDTIIGDYTKRGLSGGEKKRTSIACELLTNPSLMLLDEPTSGLDSHSAQALISRLKKYAEQEGKSIVVTVHQPSSRMFHSFNKLLLLSRGQVAYYGPTNNIGRFFSTIGLTLLPHYNPADFILEQIKGPEEVRERIVAAARAARQGIDCPLELRPDYNPSQHPLCDHLIHYHEHHITHNGNGECKDITNRGKLDMCVVINPPNHNTSSHVYSAIVKEDDGRTLWLDTQSHASSSTSSSDDDYSWHWPTSFWSQFKVLSERNFQEARPRMLSRLNWLQTVALGLLAGLLWLRLPRTEAALHDIQGWMFFSTTYWMLFAHFGALSSFPPEREVINKERLSGSYRLSAYYLAKMVGELPLTITLPAVYHIISYPMLGFHSPAVFVTLLAFLLLNTVVAQSVGFFVGACCLDLQVSITASALYTLGTQLLGGYLATAVPPWLAWARYASMVHYAYQNMQILEFGVGEPIMCAQPSKFSECKNGTTIPVSAILEGPGGAAGPGLPLWANTAVLLAFLVVFRTLGYLVLRYYRVPK from the exons ATGGAGGAACTGCTAGCTGGGTTGTTGCAGGCACCGATTCTTCTTCCACCCAA AGTGGAAAGTTCGGCGCTGCAGCTGGTATGTCCGCTGGAGTCACGTCCCGTTCAACTTGTCTACCGGAATCTCCAGGTGGTCAAGGACAAGAGGGCTCTCCTCCGCGACGTATCAGGGGTCGTCAAACCGGGAGAGCTACTCGCCGTCATGGGACCGTCAG GCTGCGGGAAAACAACGCTGCTGAATTGTTTATCCGGACGAGTTGGTCTGGACGGTGGTGAGATTTGGCTAAATCGAGAACGTCTTACGAAGAGGTGGCGCCGAAGGATATGCTACGTTCAGCAACAGGACGTCTTCTTTCCGGATCTCACCTTAAGGCAAACACTCGAG TACCAGGCTCGCCTCAGGCTGCCAGACACGCTTTCACACTCTCAGAAGATGCAGTGTGTAGACCACATAATCGAGGTTCTTGACCTCGCCGCCTGCCAAGACACAA TTATTGGAGACTACACGAAACGAGGCCTTTCCGGCGGCGAGAAGAAGAGGACAAGCATCGCCTGCGAACTTCTCACCAATCCTTCTTTAATGCTCCTCGAc GAGCCCACGAGCGGACTCGACTCCCATTCGGCCCAGGCTCTGATCTCCCGGTTGAAGAAGTACGCCGAACAAGAAGGAAAGAGCATCGTCGTCACGGTCCATCAGCCCAGTTCGCGAATGTTTCACAGCTTCAACAAGCTGCTCCTACTCAGCAGAGGCCAGGTAGCATACTACGGGCCGACGAACAACATCGGCAGATTTTTCTCCACCATCGGCCTCACCTTACTCCCGCATTACAACCCCGCTGACTTCATAC TCGAACAAATAAAGGGACCGGAAGAGGTTCGAGAGAGGATAGTGGCTGCGGCTAGGGCGGCGAGGCAGGGAATCGACTGCCCGTTGGAACTTCGACCAGACTACAACCCCAGCCAGCATCCGCTCTGCGATCACCTGATCCATTATCACGAGCACCATATCACCCACAATG GAAACGGAGAATGCAAGGACATTACGAACCGAGGAAAACTGGATATGTGTGTGGTCATTAACCCCCCGAACCACAACACCAGCAGTCACGTTTACAGCGCGATCG TAAAGGAGGATGACGGAAGGACCCTTTGGCTCGATACCCAAAGTCACGCGAGTAGCAGCACAAGTTCTTCGGACGACGATTACTCCTGGCACTGGCCAACGAGCTTTTGGTCTCAGTTCAAA GTACTGTCTGAGCGGAACTTCCAAGAGGCCAGACCCAGGATGCTGTCCCGGCTGAACTGGCTCCAGACAGTCGCGTTGGGTCTTTTGGCGGGTCTCCTTTGGCTTCGCCTTCCAAGAACAGAGGCCGCCCTCCACGACATCCAGGGATGGATGTTCTTCAGCACAACTTACTGGATGCTGTTCGCCCACTTCGGAGCGCTCTCTAGTT TTCCTCCCGAACGCGAGGTAATCAACAAGGAGCGTCTCTCGGGATCGTATCGCCTCTCGGCTTATTACCTCGCCAAAATGGTCGGCGAGTTACCGTTGACAATCACACTACCGGCGGTTTATCACATAATCAGTTATCCAATGCTGGGTTTTCACAGTCCGGCTGTGTTCGTCACTCTTCTGGCGTTTCTCCTGCTGAACACGGTCGTCGCCCAG AGCGTGGGCTTCTTCGTGGGCGCCTGCTGCCTCGACCTCCAAGTCAGCATAACGGCATCGGCGCTCTACACTCTGGGGACGCAATTACTTGGCGGGTATCTCGCCACCGCTGTACCCCCGTGGCTCGCCTGGGCGAGATACGCCAGCATGGTTCACTACGCCTATCAGAATATGCAGATACTCGAGTTCGGCGTCGGGGAGCCAATCAT GTGTGCCCAACCGAGCAAGTTTTCCGAGTGCAAGAACGGAACGACGATACCGGTATCGGCGATCTTAGAGGGACCGGGCGGTGCTGCCGGTCCTGGGTTGCCGTTGTGGGCAAACACTGCGGTTCTACTAGCATTCTTAGTCGTATTCAGGACGCTAGGATACCTAGTTCTACGTTATTATCGCGTACCCAAGTGA
- the LOC124187178 gene encoding ABC transporter G family member 27 isoform X1 — MIISKDLFLLGDQDYLRLPSNEKRQQRAMGRPAVVNTPRVESSALQLVCPLESRPVQLVYRNLQVVKDKRALLRDVSGVVKPGELLAVMGPSGCGKTTLLNCLSGRVGLDGGEIWLNRERLTKRWRRRICYVQQQDVFFPDLTLRQTLEYQARLRLPDTLSHSQKMQCVDHIIEVLDLAACQDTIIGDYTKRGLSGGEKKRTSIACELLTNPSLMLLDEPTSGLDSHSAQALISRLKKYAEQEGKSIVVTVHQPSSRMFHSFNKLLLLSRGQVAYYGPTNNIGRFFSTIGLTLLPHYNPADFILEQIKGPEEVRERIVAAARAARQGIDCPLELRPDYNPSQHPLCDHLIHYHEHHITHNGNGECKDITNRGKLDMCVVINPPNHNTSSHVYSAIVKEDDGRTLWLDTQSHASSSTSSSDDDYSWHWPTSFWSQFKVLSERNFQEARPRMLSRLNWLQTVALGLLAGLLWLRLPRTEAALHDIQGWMFFSTTYWMLFAHFGALSSFPPEREVINKERLSGSYRLSAYYLAKMVGELPLTITLPAVYHIISYPMLGFHSPAVFVTLLAFLLLNTVVAQSVGFFVGACCLDLQVSITASALYTLGTQLLGGYLATAVPPWLAWARYASMVHYAYQNMQILEFGVGEPIMCAQPSKFSECKNGTTIPVSAILEGPGGAAGPGLPLWANTAVLLAFLVVFRTLGYLVLRYYRVPK; from the exons AGTGGAAAGTTCGGCGCTGCAGCTGGTATGTCCGCTGGAGTCACGTCCCGTTCAACTTGTCTACCGGAATCTCCAGGTGGTCAAGGACAAGAGGGCTCTCCTCCGCGACGTATCAGGGGTCGTCAAACCGGGAGAGCTACTCGCCGTCATGGGACCGTCAG GCTGCGGGAAAACAACGCTGCTGAATTGTTTATCCGGACGAGTTGGTCTGGACGGTGGTGAGATTTGGCTAAATCGAGAACGTCTTACGAAGAGGTGGCGCCGAAGGATATGCTACGTTCAGCAACAGGACGTCTTCTTTCCGGATCTCACCTTAAGGCAAACACTCGAG TACCAGGCTCGCCTCAGGCTGCCAGACACGCTTTCACACTCTCAGAAGATGCAGTGTGTAGACCACATAATCGAGGTTCTTGACCTCGCCGCCTGCCAAGACACAA TTATTGGAGACTACACGAAACGAGGCCTTTCCGGCGGCGAGAAGAAGAGGACAAGCATCGCCTGCGAACTTCTCACCAATCCTTCTTTAATGCTCCTCGAc GAGCCCACGAGCGGACTCGACTCCCATTCGGCCCAGGCTCTGATCTCCCGGTTGAAGAAGTACGCCGAACAAGAAGGAAAGAGCATCGTCGTCACGGTCCATCAGCCCAGTTCGCGAATGTTTCACAGCTTCAACAAGCTGCTCCTACTCAGCAGAGGCCAGGTAGCATACTACGGGCCGACGAACAACATCGGCAGATTTTTCTCCACCATCGGCCTCACCTTACTCCCGCATTACAACCCCGCTGACTTCATAC TCGAACAAATAAAGGGACCGGAAGAGGTTCGAGAGAGGATAGTGGCTGCGGCTAGGGCGGCGAGGCAGGGAATCGACTGCCCGTTGGAACTTCGACCAGACTACAACCCCAGCCAGCATCCGCTCTGCGATCACCTGATCCATTATCACGAGCACCATATCACCCACAATG GAAACGGAGAATGCAAGGACATTACGAACCGAGGAAAACTGGATATGTGTGTGGTCATTAACCCCCCGAACCACAACACCAGCAGTCACGTTTACAGCGCGATCG TAAAGGAGGATGACGGAAGGACCCTTTGGCTCGATACCCAAAGTCACGCGAGTAGCAGCACAAGTTCTTCGGACGACGATTACTCCTGGCACTGGCCAACGAGCTTTTGGTCTCAGTTCAAA GTACTGTCTGAGCGGAACTTCCAAGAGGCCAGACCCAGGATGCTGTCCCGGCTGAACTGGCTCCAGACAGTCGCGTTGGGTCTTTTGGCGGGTCTCCTTTGGCTTCGCCTTCCAAGAACAGAGGCCGCCCTCCACGACATCCAGGGATGGATGTTCTTCAGCACAACTTACTGGATGCTGTTCGCCCACTTCGGAGCGCTCTCTAGTT TTCCTCCCGAACGCGAGGTAATCAACAAGGAGCGTCTCTCGGGATCGTATCGCCTCTCGGCTTATTACCTCGCCAAAATGGTCGGCGAGTTACCGTTGACAATCACACTACCGGCGGTTTATCACATAATCAGTTATCCAATGCTGGGTTTTCACAGTCCGGCTGTGTTCGTCACTCTTCTGGCGTTTCTCCTGCTGAACACGGTCGTCGCCCAG AGCGTGGGCTTCTTCGTGGGCGCCTGCTGCCTCGACCTCCAAGTCAGCATAACGGCATCGGCGCTCTACACTCTGGGGACGCAATTACTTGGCGGGTATCTCGCCACCGCTGTACCCCCGTGGCTCGCCTGGGCGAGATACGCCAGCATGGTTCACTACGCCTATCAGAATATGCAGATACTCGAGTTCGGCGTCGGGGAGCCAATCAT GTGTGCCCAACCGAGCAAGTTTTCCGAGTGCAAGAACGGAACGACGATACCGGTATCGGCGATCTTAGAGGGACCGGGCGGTGCTGCCGGTCCTGGGTTGCCGTTGTGGGCAAACACTGCGGTTCTACTAGCATTCTTAGTCGTATTCAGGACGCTAGGATACCTAGTTCTACGTTATTATCGCGTACCCAAGTGA
- the LOC124187178 gene encoding ABC transporter G family member 9 isoform X3 has protein sequence MIISKDLFLLGDQDYLRLPSNEKRQQRAMGRPAVVNTPRVESSALQLVCPLESRPVQLVYRNLQVVKDKRALLRDVSGVVKPGELLAVMGPSGCGKTTLLNCLSGRVGLDGGEIWLNRERLTKRWRRRICYVQQQDVFFPDLTLRQTLEYQARLRLPDTLSHSQKMQCVDHIIEVLDLAACQDTIIGDYTKRGLSGGEKKRTSIACELLTNPSLMLLDEPTSGLDSHSAQALISRLKKYAEQEGKSIVVTVHQPSSRMFHSFNKLLLLSRGQVAYYGPTNNIGRFFSTIGLTLLPHYNPADFILEQIKGPEEVRERIVAAARAARQGIDCPLELRPDYNPSQHPLCDHLIHYHEHHITHNVKEDDGRTLWLDTQSHASSSTSSSDDDYSWHWPTSFWSQFKVLSERNFQEARPRMLSRLNWLQTVALGLLAGLLWLRLPRTEAALHDIQGWMFFSTTYWMLFAHFGALSSFPPEREVINKERLSGSYRLSAYYLAKMVGELPLTITLPAVYHIISYPMLGFHSPAVFVTLLAFLLLNTVVAQSVGFFVGACCLDLQVSITASALYTLGTQLLGGYLATAVPPWLAWARYASMVHYAYQNMQILEFGVGEPIMCAQPSKFSECKNGTTIPVSAILEGPGGAAGPGLPLWANTAVLLAFLVVFRTLGYLVLRYYRVPK, from the exons AGTGGAAAGTTCGGCGCTGCAGCTGGTATGTCCGCTGGAGTCACGTCCCGTTCAACTTGTCTACCGGAATCTCCAGGTGGTCAAGGACAAGAGGGCTCTCCTCCGCGACGTATCAGGGGTCGTCAAACCGGGAGAGCTACTCGCCGTCATGGGACCGTCAG GCTGCGGGAAAACAACGCTGCTGAATTGTTTATCCGGACGAGTTGGTCTGGACGGTGGTGAGATTTGGCTAAATCGAGAACGTCTTACGAAGAGGTGGCGCCGAAGGATATGCTACGTTCAGCAACAGGACGTCTTCTTTCCGGATCTCACCTTAAGGCAAACACTCGAG TACCAGGCTCGCCTCAGGCTGCCAGACACGCTTTCACACTCTCAGAAGATGCAGTGTGTAGACCACATAATCGAGGTTCTTGACCTCGCCGCCTGCCAAGACACAA TTATTGGAGACTACACGAAACGAGGCCTTTCCGGCGGCGAGAAGAAGAGGACAAGCATCGCCTGCGAACTTCTCACCAATCCTTCTTTAATGCTCCTCGAc GAGCCCACGAGCGGACTCGACTCCCATTCGGCCCAGGCTCTGATCTCCCGGTTGAAGAAGTACGCCGAACAAGAAGGAAAGAGCATCGTCGTCACGGTCCATCAGCCCAGTTCGCGAATGTTTCACAGCTTCAACAAGCTGCTCCTACTCAGCAGAGGCCAGGTAGCATACTACGGGCCGACGAACAACATCGGCAGATTTTTCTCCACCATCGGCCTCACCTTACTCCCGCATTACAACCCCGCTGACTTCATAC TCGAACAAATAAAGGGACCGGAAGAGGTTCGAGAGAGGATAGTGGCTGCGGCTAGGGCGGCGAGGCAGGGAATCGACTGCCCGTTGGAACTTCGACCAGACTACAACCCCAGCCAGCATCCGCTCTGCGATCACCTGATCCATTATCACGAGCACCATATCACCCACAATG TAAAGGAGGATGACGGAAGGACCCTTTGGCTCGATACCCAAAGTCACGCGAGTAGCAGCACAAGTTCTTCGGACGACGATTACTCCTGGCACTGGCCAACGAGCTTTTGGTCTCAGTTCAAA GTACTGTCTGAGCGGAACTTCCAAGAGGCCAGACCCAGGATGCTGTCCCGGCTGAACTGGCTCCAGACAGTCGCGTTGGGTCTTTTGGCGGGTCTCCTTTGGCTTCGCCTTCCAAGAACAGAGGCCGCCCTCCACGACATCCAGGGATGGATGTTCTTCAGCACAACTTACTGGATGCTGTTCGCCCACTTCGGAGCGCTCTCTAGTT TTCCTCCCGAACGCGAGGTAATCAACAAGGAGCGTCTCTCGGGATCGTATCGCCTCTCGGCTTATTACCTCGCCAAAATGGTCGGCGAGTTACCGTTGACAATCACACTACCGGCGGTTTATCACATAATCAGTTATCCAATGCTGGGTTTTCACAGTCCGGCTGTGTTCGTCACTCTTCTGGCGTTTCTCCTGCTGAACACGGTCGTCGCCCAG AGCGTGGGCTTCTTCGTGGGCGCCTGCTGCCTCGACCTCCAAGTCAGCATAACGGCATCGGCGCTCTACACTCTGGGGACGCAATTACTTGGCGGGTATCTCGCCACCGCTGTACCCCCGTGGCTCGCCTGGGCGAGATACGCCAGCATGGTTCACTACGCCTATCAGAATATGCAGATACTCGAGTTCGGCGTCGGGGAGCCAATCAT GTGTGCCCAACCGAGCAAGTTTTCCGAGTGCAAGAACGGAACGACGATACCGGTATCGGCGATCTTAGAGGGACCGGGCGGTGCTGCCGGTCCTGGGTTGCCGTTGTGGGCAAACACTGCGGTTCTACTAGCATTCTTAGTCGTATTCAGGACGCTAGGATACCTAGTTCTACGTTATTATCGCGTACCCAAGTGA